A window of the Acanthochromis polyacanthus isolate Apoly-LR-REF ecotype Palm Island chromosome 10, KAUST_Apoly_ChrSc, whole genome shotgun sequence genome harbors these coding sequences:
- the her11 gene encoding LOW QUALITY PROTEIN: hairy-related 11 (The sequence of the model RefSeq protein was modified relative to this genomic sequence to represent the inferred CDS: inserted 1 base in 1 codon), whose product MTKKRQTQTLDDGKSRKRILKPVVEKKRRDRINQSLAELRSLLLNSTCDPRLQNPKIEKAEILDLTVEYIQKWTDGRNLSNGQSSPPPLFSIESAGFQQCVAQLSTYMHRIPAAQRAGLMERLKHHWDSWQPKPDFTQKVSETPDATDATSDAKEESPRLLFPSHSPFQPHCCSTPAHDYLSPPPSPWFSPSSFPPYVASPPFPSFACHFSXPPSLSPPSSNTSFFSFSPTLPHTSPPGLHVPPNPVHREGSAPNSSSAMWRPWF is encoded by the exons ATGACGAAGAAACGACAAACCCAAACTCTGGATGATGGCAAGAGCAGGAAAAGG ATCCTGAAGCCGGTCGTGGAGAAGAAGAGACGAGATCGAATAAATCAAAGTCTGGCTGAACTGAgaagtttgctgctgaattCCACATGTGATCCG CGACTTCAGAACCCAAAAATagagaaagctgagattctggATTTGACTGTGGAATATATTCAGAAGTGGACAGATGGGAGGAACTTGAGCAATGGTCAGTCCAG tcctcctcctctcttcagcATTGAGAGTGCAGGTTTCCAGCAGTGTGTCGCCCAGCTGAGCACCTACATGCATCGGATACCGGCGGCCCAGAGAGCAGGACTCATGGAGAGGCTCAAACATCACTGGGACAGCTGGCAGCCCAAACCAGACTTCACCCAGAAAGTGTCCGAGACGCCTGATGCAACTGATGCCACCTCTGACGCCAAAGAAGAGTCCCCCAGGTTGCTTTTTCCGTCCCACTCCCCCTTCCAGCCTCACTGCTGCTCCACACCGGCCCACGACTACCTGtctcctcccccctctccctggttctctccttcctctttccCACCCTACGTCGCCTCCCCTCCTTTCCCGTCATTTGCCTGCCACTTCT TTCCCCCCAGCCTCTCACCTCCGTCCTCCAACACCTCCTTCTTCAGTTTCTCACCCACACTTCCTCACACCAGCCCGCCCGGCCTCCACGTCCCCCCGAACCCCGTCCACAGGGAGGGGTCAGCGCCAAACTCCTCCTCGGCCATGTGGAGGCCTTGGTTTTGA